In the genome of Pempheris klunzingeri isolate RE-2024b chromosome 3, fPemKlu1.hap1, whole genome shotgun sequence, one region contains:
- the LOC139224228 gene encoding histone H1-like, giving the protein MAEVAPAPAPAAAPAKAAKKKVSKPKKPAGPSVSELILKAVSASKERSGVSAAAVKKALAAGGYDVDKNKARVKTAIKSLVAKGALLQTKGTGASGSFKMNKKAEPKPKKPAKKAAPKAKKPAAKKPAAAKKPAAAAKKSPKKVKKPAAAAAAKKVAKSPKKVAKATKKVAKSPKKAAKSPKKVVKKAPAAKKSPAKKVAKPKVKKAAAAKKK; this is encoded by the coding sequence ATGGCAGAAGTGGCTCCAGCTCCGGCTCCGGCCGCCGCCCCGGCTAAAGCGGCCAAGAAGAAGGTCTCCAAGCCCAAGAAGCCCGCCGGCCCCAGCGTCAGCGAGCTCATCCTGAAAGCGGTGTCCGCCTCCAAGGAGCGGAGCGGCGTGTCCGCGGCCGCCGTCAAGAAGGCTCTGGCCGCCGGAGGCTACGATGTGGACAAGAACAAGGCCCGCGTCAAAACCGCCATCAAGAGCCTGGTGGCCAAGGGCGCCCTGCTCCAGACCAAGGGGACCGGGGCCTCCGGATCCTTCAAGATGAACAAGAAGGCCGAACCCAAGCCCAAGAAGCCGGCCAAGAAAGCCGCTCCCAAAGCCAAGAAGCCCGCAGCCAAGAAACCCGCAGCGGCCAAGAAGCCGGCAGCAGCCGCCAAGAAGTCCCCCAAGAAGGTCAAGAAGCccgcggcggcggcggcggccaaGAAAGTCGCCAAGAGCCCCAAGAAAGTCGCCAAGGCCACCAAGAAAGTCGCCAAGAGCCCCAAGAAAGCTGCCAAGAGCCCCAAGAAGGTGGTGAAAAAGGCCCCTGCAGCCAAGAAGTCTCCCGCTAAGAAGGTGGCCAAGCCCAAAGTcaagaaggcagcagcagccaagaaGAAGTGA
- the LOC139224415 gene encoding histone H3 — protein sequence MARTKQTARKSTGGKAPRKQLATKAARKSAPATGGVKKPHRYRPGTVALREIRRYQKSTELLIRKLPFQRLVREIAQDFKTDLRFQSSAVMALQEASEAYLVGLFEDTNLCAIHAKRVTIMPKDIQLARRIRGERA from the coding sequence ATGGCAAGAACCAAGCAGACCGCTCGCAAGTCCACCGGAGGCAAAGCCCCCAGGAAGCAGCTGGCCACCAAGGCCGCCCGCAAGAGCGCCCCGGCCACCGGCGGCGTCAAGAAGCCCCACCGTTACAGGCCCGGTACCGTGGCTCTGAGAGAGATCCGTCGCTACCAGAAATCCACCGAGCTGCTCATCCGCAAGCTGCCCTTCCAGCGCCTGGTCCGTGAGATCGCTCAGGACTTCAAGACCGACCTGCGCTTCCAGAGCTCCGCCGTCATGGCTCTGCAGGAGGCCAGCGAGGCTTACCTGGTCGGACTCTTCGAGGACACCAACCTGTGCGCCATCCACGCCAAGAGGGTCACCATCATGCCCAAGGACATCCAGCTGGCCCGCCGCATCCGCGGAGAGAGAGCTtag
- the LOC139224212 gene encoding SLAM family member 9-like yields the protein MKKDYLWTFGHLHPVTAIAIVIKGEVTHVNGTVFGNRLRTHVETGSITISNLTVADSGVFLLQVIAETGIVMQRFNLTVQDNSLIPLNVLEGDNVTLETGIEHLQKKHNVKWTRGPHFTGQLIAQWKNGSTFIKESYKSLLQLNPLDGSLIFIGVTKDYTDTYCVMMLLDSEPHILRQYSITVFDPVFVPHVNIATRSLNNGSCYINCCVENGPDVTLSWYRGQRRINQTSNPDIPTNLTLPLVIQHQGGVVYSCVAANPASTRAVTVNSTLWCPPQRPGPVASQWAIVVILVVVVVVLVALAAVISYLRSQREDEIPDSM from the exons atgaaaaaggaCTATCTCTGGACCTTTGGGCATCTTCACCCTGTCACAGCGATTGCCATCGTCATCAAAGGAGAAGTCACCCATGTCAATGGGACCGTGTTTGGAAATAGGCTACGCACACATGTAGAAACTGGATCAATCACCATCTCTAATCTCACCGTCGCTGACAGTGGGGTGTTTTTGCTTCAGGTCATTGCGGAAACAGGGATTGTGATGCAAAGATTTAACCTGACTGTCCAGG ATAATTCACTTATTCCTCTTAATGTTCTGGAGGGGGACAATGTCACGCTGGAAACCGGAATAGAGCACTTACAGAAAAAACATAACGTCAAGTGGACACGGGGTCCACATTTCACTGGCCAGCTCATAGCTCAGTGGAAGAATGGCAGCACCTTCATCAAGGAGAGCTACAAGAGTCTTCTGCAGCTGAACCCCCTCGATGGATCGCTCATCTTTATCGGAGTGACCAAAGACTACACCGACACTTATTGTGTCATGATGCTGCTGGATAGTGAACCACACATACTGAGACAATATTCCATCACTGTCTTTG ATCCCGTGTTCGTACCACACGTCAATATTGCAACACGTTCACTGAATAACGGGAGCTGCTACATAAACTGCTGTGTGGAGAATGGACCTGATGTCACCCTGTCGTGgtacagaggacagaggagaatAAACCAGACGAGCAACCCAGACATCCCCACTAACCTCACCCTCCCTCTGGTCATCCAGCATCAGGGTGGAGTCGTCTACAGCTGTGTGGCAGCCAACCCTGCCAGTACGAGGGCGGTGACAGTCAACTCCACACTGTGGTGTCCGCCTCAGCGTCCAG GTCCTGTAGCATCGCAGTGGGCTATTGTTGTTatactggtggtggtggtggtggtgttggttgCTTTGGCTGCAGTGATCTCATATCTGCGTTCCCAAAGAGAGGACGAGATACCAGACAGTATGTGA
- the LOC139224334 gene encoding histone H3, with product MARTKQTARKSTGGKAPRKQLATKAARKSAPATGGVKKPHRYRPGTVALREIRRYQKSTELLIRKLPFQRLVREIAQDFKTDLRFQSSAVMALQEASEAYLVGLFEDTNLCAIHAKRVTIMPKDIQLARRIRGERA from the coding sequence ATGGCAAGAACCAAGCAGACCGCTCGCAAGTCCACCGGAGGCAAAGCCCCCAGGAAGCAGCTGGCCACCAAGGCCGCCCGCAAGAGCGCCCCGGCCACCGGCGGCGTCAAGAAGCCCCACCGTTACAGGCCCGGTACCGTGGCTCTGAGAGAGATCCGTCGCTACCAGAAATCCACCGAGCTGCTCATCCGCAAGCTGCCCTTCCAGCGCCTGGTCCGTGAGATCGCTCAGGACTTCAAGACCGACCTGCGCTTCCAGAGCTCCGCCGTCATGGCTCTGCAGGAGGCCAGCGAGGCTTACCTGGTCGGACTCTTCGAGGACACCAACCTGTGCGCCATCCACGCCAAGAGGGTCACCATCATGCCCAAAGACATCCAGCTGGCCCGCCGCATCCGCGGAGAGAGAGCTtag
- the LOC139224479 gene encoding histone H2A-like gives MSGRGKTGGKARAKAKTRSSRAGLQFPVGRVHRLLRKGNYAERVGAGAPVYLAAVLEYLTAEILELAGNAARDNKKTRIIPRHLQLAVRNDEELNKLLGGVTIAQGGVLPNIQAVLLPKKTEKPAKK, from the coding sequence ATGAGTGGACGCGGTAAAACCGGCGGAAAAGCCCGAGCAAAGGCAAAGACCCGCTCCTCCCGTGCCGGGCTCCAGTTCCCAGTCGGCCGCGTTCACAGGCTGCTGCGCAAAGGCAACTATGCGGAGCGTGTGGGTGCCGGAGCCCCCGTCTACCTGGCGGCTGTGCTGGAGTACCTGACCGCTGAGATCCTGGAGCTGGCTGGAAACGCCGCCCGCGACAACAAGAAGACCCGGATCATCCCCCGTCACCTGCAGCTGGCCGTCCGCAACGACGAGGAGCTCAACAAGCTGCTGGGCGGAGTGACCATCGCTCAGGGCGGCGTGCTGCCCAACATCCAGGCGGTCCTGCTGCCCAAGAAGACCGAGAAGCCCGCCAAGAAGTAA
- the LOC139224739 gene encoding histone H4, with amino-acid sequence MSGRGKGGKGLGKGGAKRHRKVLRDNIQGITKPAIRRLARRGGVKRISGLIYEETRGVLKVFLENVIRDAVTYTEHAKRKTVTAMDVVYALKRQGRTLYGFGG; translated from the coding sequence ATGAGCGGAAGaggcaaaggaggaaaaggactCGGTAAAGGAGGCGCCAAGCGGCACCGTAAAGTCCTCCGTGATAACATCCAGGGGATCACCAAGCCCGCTATCCGCCGTCTGGCTCGCCGCGGCGGAGTCAAGCGGATCTCCGGTCTGATCTACGAGGAGACCCGCGGTGTGCTCAAGGTCTTCCTGGAGAACGTCATCCGGGATGCCGTCACCTACACCGAGCACGCCAAGAGGAAGACCGTGACCGCCATGGATGTGGTGTACGCCCTCAAGAGGCAGGGCCGAACCCTCTACGGCTTCGGAGGTTAA
- the LOC139224672 gene encoding histone H2B 3-like — protein sequence MPDAVKAPKKGSKKAVSKATKTGKKKRKTRKESYAIYVYKVLKQVHPDTGISSKAMLIMNSFVSDIFERIAGEASRLAHYNKRSTITSREIQTAVRLLLPGELAKHAVSEGTKAVTKYTSSK from the coding sequence ATGCCAGACGCCGTGAAAGCTCCCAAGAAGGGCTCCAAGAAGGCCGTGTCTAAGGCCACCAAGACcggcaagaagaagaggaagaccagGAAGGAGAGCTACGCCATCTACGTGTACAAGGTCCTCAAGCAGGTCCACCCCGACACCGGCATCTCGTCCAAGGCCATGCTGATCATGAACTCGTTCGTCAGCGACATCTTTGAGCGCATCGCCGGTGAGGCCTCCCGTCTGGCTCACTACAACAAGcgctccaccatcacctccagggaGATCCAGACCGCCGTCCGCCTGCTGCTGCCCGGTGAGCTGGCCAAGCACGCCGTGTCCGAGGGCACCAAGGCTGTCACCAAGTACACCAGCTCCAAGTAA